The genomic segment TAATTTTGCTCAGTTAATCGTGTGTGCACACAGAAGTGTCTCATTTTTCTCCAATGGTTCATTCTATCACTTGAAAtgccttaataaataaaaatcagaacacCAGGTGTTTTAGTCATCACTACTGATGACCATCTTGTCATACACAACCTAAAAAAGGTAATATAACAACACAGTCAGTCTTACTACGGGGTTCCTCATCACATCACAATTTACCGTTAATTACCCTGTCAGAGGGTGTCCTCAGAACAGCCTTAAATCCCACAGTTTATTGGGGCACAGTCATTTTCATGGAGTACTTCAAAGGTAAAAGCATTTCAAGATGATCTCTGGGGAGCAGAACCCCGAAGTAATCTAGGTATCAAGCCTTGCATGATGATCCCAAAAACCATCTGCTAAATGGCATTAACTAAACTGACTGACCTCTGAAAGTTAAACACATCAAGAATTAAAGTAATAGTCACTCCTCAAGCACCCAGGCTGTTCTCACCCCCATTCTAGGCTCAGCCTTAACCACTATCCAGCCTCACAGTTGAGCATCTCTAATCCCAAACAGCTTGTAGTTCCCCCGCACACACCAGGGTATTTCACACTCACATGCCTTGGCTCCTGCTGTCCCTCCTGCCTTTTCCATTCCCACTGCACAGAGCCTCCATCTACCTTCACATCCCTCCTCTGAACCTATGCATGTCTGGCTGTACCAGTACCCACCTAAGCCTAGTGCCCCCCAACCTGTGTTTCTGGGGCATACCACACATACTCATGACATATTTACACCTTCTCTTTCCCTGCAGAGATATTCATCCACCCTCTGGATCAATGCCACAGTGAGCCACTGCTGATGTTCAAGATAAAAATATCACCCAGGAGAACAAAGTGAGAGCCACTATGctccatgtactttttttcaGAACAAGTATCTTATTCTTTCTAGCTCCTGAAATCTAGCATTCAACTGACCTTGAGCACAAGTGCTCAAACTATGCTTGTTAAACTAAAAGTTtacatctggggtgcctgggtggctcagtgggttaagccgctgccttcggctcaggtcatgatctcggggtcctgggatcgagtcccgcatcgggctctctgctcagcagggagcctgcttcccccccccctctctctgcctgcctctccatctacttgtgatctctctctgtcaaataaataaataaaatctttttaataaataaataaataaaaatttacatctGCCATGGGAAATAAATTCATTTCTGAAACTCAAAAATGCAGAAGTTGGTAAATTAGCACCCAAAAAAttctaagattattttaaaattaaaattttcaggtAGCTCCTGCCGGGTGTGAGTGtcgccagccccttccccaggagACCGTTGCAGTTGGTCGCTTTCTGCTCCTCGGTAACCATGTGCGACCGAAAGGCCGTGATCAAAAACGCCGACATGTCGGAGGAGATGCAACAGGACtcggtggagtgtgcaactcaGGCGTTGGAGAAATATAACATAGAGAAGGACATTGCGGCCCATATTAAAAAGGAGTTTGACAAGAAGTACAACCCCACCTGGCACTGCATCGTGGGGAGGAACTTCGGTAGTTATGTGACACATGAAACCAAACACTTCATCTACTTCTACCTGGGCCAGGTGGCCATTCTTCTGTTCAAATCTGGTTAAACGCATGGACTGTGTcacacacccagtgatccatccAAAACCAAGGACTGCAGCCTAAATTCCAAATACCAGAGACTGAAATCTTCAGCCTTGCCTAGGGGAACACCTCAATCTTTGAACCTTTATTGTGTTGTGTTGTGCAGGGTATTCTCTGTACAAATTTGTTGTGGTTATAAAACAATTAGCAAAACAGcttacatttgtatttattttctattccatACCTCTGCCCCAtgttttttctcctcaaaatccATTCCTTTAATAAATCTGTtggagaagtgaaaaaaaaaaaattttttttttcagggcacctgggtggctcagtttgttaccctctgccttcagctcaggtcatgatctcggggtcctgggatcaagccccacatcgggctctctgctcagtggggagcctgcttcccccctctctctgcctgcctctctgcctacttgtgacctctctgtcaaataaataaaatatcttttaaaaaattaaattaaaattttcaaccacacttttctctctcaaaaaacaaaaaacaagagcttCAACATTTTTCCAAGAGCAGctaacttttaaaacaaacatttggtaatcacttttttttaaagtaggctccacgtccagcGTAGAACCCAATGCTGCACTTGAACTCGCCACCCTAGATCCAGACTGGAGCTGAAATGAAGAGCCcaatatttaactgactgagccatccaggtgcccctaaaacagaCATTTGGGAGTCATGGGGGAGAACACAATCACTTTTCAAACAGCTTTACCATCATAGGttccttttgttttaaaggatCTTTTAAACGTTGATgtgcaatgttacattagcttccGGTGTACAACCAGCAATTCAACTAGTCTGTATGTTgtgctctgctcaccacaagtgtagccaTCATCTCCCGCCACACAAGGCTACTACAGCACCATGGACTACATTCCCTATGGCCTCCTtgcat from the Lutra lutra chromosome 11, mLutLut1.2, whole genome shotgun sequence genome contains:
- the LOC125080377 gene encoding dynein light chain 1, cytoplasmic produces the protein MCDRKAVIKNADMSEEMQQDSVECATQALEKYNIEKDIAAHIKKEFDKKYNPTWHCIVGRNFGSYVTHETKHFIYFYLGQVAILLFKSG